GAGCGGGTTCTCGCCTGGGTCGAAACCGAAGGGGGCGTCGACGAGATGGAACGCCGTAACGAAAAGAAGAGCAAGCTGTTATATGACGCCTTGGATACGTCACCGGTATTTCACGCGCTCGTCTCCGGCAAGGATCGGTCGCTGACGAATATCCCGTTCACGAGCGGAAATGACGCGACGGATGAAGCGTTCCGGCAGTTTGCGGAGATGCGCGGGTTGATCGAGCTCGGGGGTCATCGGTCGGTCGGGGGTCTTCGAGCGAGCCTTTATAATGCGATGCCACTTGAAGGTGTGACGCGTCTCATTGACGTGATGCACGAGTTTGAACAGGAGGGACAAGATGTTTCATATAAAAACGTATAACCAAATCGCCCAAGACGGGCTAAGACGCTTCGAACCGAGCGAGTACGCCGTCAATGATGCGGAGCAAGCCGACGCCTGGGTCATTCGGAGTCACGATGTCCATGGCGCGGACATCCCGCCCTATTTGCTGGCCATCGCCCGGGCCGGTGCCGGTGTGAACAACATTCCGCTCGAACGGTTGGCTCGTCAAGGCGTCGTCGTGTTTCATACACCGGGTGCGAATGCGAACGCCGTCAAGGAACTCGTGCTCGCCAGCATGCTGTTGTCGGTCCGACCGATTTTAGAAGGGACGAACTGGGTCAACGGTCATACGTTTTCCGATCAGGCGTCGCTCGAGCAGGCGATGGAAGACGAGAAACGGCGCTTTGTCGGGTCTGAGCTAAGAGGCAAGCGAGTCGGGATCATCGGTCTCGGTGCGATCGGCGCGTCGCTCGCCAACGACTTGCTCCACCTCGGCATCGACGTCGTCGGCTACGACCCGCATTTATCGGTCGACGCGGCGTGGAACATCTCGCAACAAGTGAAGCGGGCGAAGCAGTTGAGCGAATTGCTCGCCGATGTCGATATCCTGTCGATTCATACGCCGCTCACCGATGACACGCGTCACATGATCGACGCGACGTGGTTCAAGCAGATGAAACCGGGCGCCACCATCTTGAATTTCGCCCGTGGTGAGCTCGTGAACGATTCCGATTTGCTCGAGGCGCTCGATGAGAACGTGGCGACATACATCACTGACTTCCCGAAACAGGCGCTGCTCGGTCATCCACAAGTCGTCGCCTTCCCGCATCTCGGGGCGTCGACGCACGAGTCTGAGGTGAACTGTGCGATTCAAGCCGTCGATACGCTCAAACTGTACTTAGAGACCGGTAACATCCGTAACTCGGCCAACTTCCCGAACGCGGAGCTCCCGTATGTCGGCAAGCGGCGTTTGGCGGTACTTCATTTGAACGTCCCGAACATGGTCGGTCAAATCGCGAGCCGGCTCGCCGAAAACGGCATCAACATCGATAACATGGTCAACCGGAGCCGCAACGATGTGGCCTATACGTTGATCGACATCGACAACCATAAACATGAGACGTTATCCGTGCATGCCCTATATGACATCGAGGGTGTCATGCGCGTCCGCGAATTTTAAGGAGGAATGACCATGGTCGTATTTAAACCGTTTGCCCCGTATATGCCGAAACACCCTGAGGCGGTCGCTGCCGCCCCGTACGATATCGTCACAGTCGAACAGGCACGTGAAGACGTCGAACAGCGTTCCGATTCTTTTCTTTCGGTCGATAAACCAGAACTGTTCACGGCGGACATGCCGCTCGACGCCTGGGGACGCAGAGCCCGTCATGAGCTCGAACGGCTCTATGAATCAGAATTGACCGAGCGGACACATGGGTTTTACGTCTACCGGCTCACCGACCACGGACATGTGCAGACCGGACTCGTCGCCACGTTCTCGGTGACCGATTATGAGGCAGGAAGAATCAAAATCCACGAGCACACACGTGAGGTGAAAGAACGTGAACGGATCGAACACGTATCGGCGACGAAAGCGCACACCGGCCCGATTTTGATGAGTCACGTCCCGGACGAAGGGTTGCGTCGCATCTTGGACGACGCGACGACAGGAGAGGCGTTGTTCGCCTTCACGGACAGTGAAGGTGTCATCCATGAAGGCTATGCCGTGCCATCCAAGCATCAAGCACGCGTCATCATGCTCGGGGCCAGCATTCCGGCCATCTATATCGCCGATGGACATCACCGGGCCAAAGCCGCAGCTGTCGTCGCACGGAGCCCGATCCATGAAGGGGAATCGAAACAAGAGCGGGACCACTTCCTCGGCGTCTTGTTCCCGAGCGATGAGCTGACGATTTTGCCGTACCATCGCATTTTGAACGATGTGGCGCCAGAAGAAGTCAGAGCGTTGCTTGACGGTTTAGCTTTCTCGTATGAGATTGAATCGGTGCCTGCCTTACACGTCCCGAACGAACGGGGCACGTTCGGTTTGTCTTACCGGGGCGAGCATTTTATGCTCAAAAAACGGCAGACGACGACGGCACTCGACGTCGCGACGTTGCAACGGGATGTGCTCGAGCCGTATTTCCATGTCAAAGACGTACGGACGGACAAACGAATCGATTTCATCGGCGGCAAAGATGCCCTGGCGCGCCTCGCCGACTTGGCTGAACGTGATGACGTCGTCGTGTTGACGTGTCACGCCACGGCGATGGAAGAGCTGATGCGCGTCGCCGACGAGAGCGGTCAAATGCCGCCGAAATCGACGTGGTTCGAACCGAAATTGAAGAGCGGTCTGTTCATTCATCGGTTCGATTGAACGTGCAGAGTGGCGTCACGGCGTGAAAAGCGTTATAAATGGAAGAGAAGAAAGGGGTGGCCGCCATGGCTAAAGCCGTATATCTTCACATTCCATTTTGTGAACATATTTGTTATTACTGTGATTTCAACAAGGTGTTCTTGAAGAACCAACCGGTTGATGACTATTTAGATGCATTAGAACGAGAAATCAAACTCTCGCTCGAACAATACCCGACCGATGCGATCGAGACGATCTTTATCGGCGGCGGGACACCGACCGCCCTCAATGAGGCGCAGATGAAACGACTCATGGACATGGTCGCGCGTCACTTGCTCCCGCTCGCGTCGCCGGACCTCGAATACTCGGTCGAGGCGAATCCGAACTTCGTGAGCGCCGAGAAGCTCGATACGATGAAACAAGGAGGGGTCAACCGCGTCAGTTTCGGCGTCCAGACGTTCGATGACGGTGGACTCGAACGAATCGGACGGACACACCGGGCCGATGACGTGTTCGCGACCGTGACGGAAGCGGCGAAGCGATTCGATAACATCTCGATCGACTTGATGTTCGGCTTGCCGGAACAGACGCTCGAACAGATCGAGCGCGACCTCGATTTGGCGTTCAAGCTCCCAATCCAACACGTGTCTTCCTATTCGTTGATTCTCGAGCCGCACACCGTGTTCGCGATTCAAGAGCGGAAAGGGAAGTTGCGCCTCCCGGGCGAGGACATCGAAGTCGAGATGTACTTGAAAGTGATGGAGACGCTCGAACGTCGAGGCTTGAAACAGTATGAGATCTCGAACTATAGCCTCAAAGGACGGGAGA
This sequence is a window from Exiguobacterium mexicanum. Protein-coding genes within it:
- a CDS encoding phosphoglycerate dehydrogenase, translating into MFHIKTYNQIAQDGLRRFEPSEYAVNDAEQADAWVIRSHDVHGADIPPYLLAIARAGAGVNNIPLERLARQGVVVFHTPGANANAVKELVLASMLLSVRPILEGTNWVNGHTFSDQASLEQAMEDEKRRFVGSELRGKRVGIIGLGAIGASLANDLLHLGIDVVGYDPHLSVDAAWNISQQVKRAKQLSELLADVDILSIHTPLTDDTRHMIDATWFKQMKPGATILNFARGELVNDSDLLEALDENVATYITDFPKQALLGHPQVVAFPHLGASTHESEVNCAIQAVDTLKLYLETGNIRNSANFPNAELPYVGKRRLAVLHLNVPNMVGQIASRLAENGINIDNMVNRSRNDVAYTLIDIDNHKHETLSVHALYDIEGVMRVREF
- the hemW gene encoding radical SAM family heme chaperone HemW codes for the protein MAKAVYLHIPFCEHICYYCDFNKVFLKNQPVDDYLDALEREIKLSLEQYPTDAIETIFIGGGTPTALNEAQMKRLMDMVARHLLPLASPDLEYSVEANPNFVSAEKLDTMKQGGVNRVSFGVQTFDDGGLERIGRTHRADDVFATVTEAAKRFDNISIDLMFGLPEQTLEQIERDLDLAFKLPIQHVSSYSLILEPHTVFAIQERKGKLRLPGEDIEVEMYLKVMETLERRGLKQYEISNYSLKGRESRHNQVYWRNEEYYGFGAGAHSYLNGERRANIAPIPHYIKAEGLPVRNTTMLETVEKMEEELFLGLRMRQGVSFATFESKYGVSMRSVFGHVLSELEAKRLIETTDTHVRLTESGLPLANEAFAAFIGEARMSDSPEQTSMS
- a CDS encoding DUF1015 domain-containing protein, with the protein product MVVFKPFAPYMPKHPEAVAAAPYDIVTVEQAREDVEQRSDSFLSVDKPELFTADMPLDAWGRRARHELERLYESELTERTHGFYVYRLTDHGHVQTGLVATFSVTDYEAGRIKIHEHTREVKERERIEHVSATKAHTGPILMSHVPDEGLRRILDDATTGEALFAFTDSEGVIHEGYAVPSKHQARVIMLGASIPAIYIADGHHRAKAAAVVARSPIHEGESKQERDHFLGVLFPSDELTILPYHRILNDVAPEEVRALLDGLAFSYEIESVPALHVPNERGTFGLSYRGEHFMLKKRQTTTALDVATLQRDVLEPYFHVKDVRTDKRIDFIGGKDALARLADLAERDDVVVLTCHATAMEELMRVADESGQMPPKSTWFEPKLKSGLFIHRFD